The stretch of DNA GAATGGATAAGCATGCATTGTTTACAGCAACCGTACTATCTACAGTAATCGCCACAATGGTTATGGCTTTTATGGCCAACTTGCCAATTGCCGCTGCACCCGGAATGGGATTAAATGCATTTTTTGCTTTTACGGTGGTTCAGGTAATGGGTTACTCTTGGCAAATGGCAATTACTGCCGTTTTTATTGAAGGACTAATTTTCCTGGTTTTAACTTTCTTTAATGTTCGGGAATTGATTGTGAATAGTATTCCAAAAACATTAAAAGATGCAATTCCAGTTGGTATAGGTTTATTTATAACGTTCATTGGATTACAGCATTCAGGCTTGGTTGTGGCTAATTCGGCCACTTTAGTTACATTAGGTAATATGGCCGACAGACATGTTTGGGTTGTTCTGATTGGATTACTTGTAACAGCTGTTCTAGTAGCTCTTGATGTTAAAGCTGCTATATTAATTGGAATTTTAGCCGGTACATTGTTAGGAATTCCACTTGGAGTAACTGAACTTCCTAAAGGAAATTTGGTTAGTATGCCACCTTCATTATCACCAATTTTTGCCCAATTCGATTGGAAAGATATTTTTTCGGCAGATATGCTTGTTGTCATACTCACTTTTCTGTTTGTTAATTTATTTGATACCGTCGGAACTTTACTTGGCGTAGCAGCAAAAGCCGGATTAATAGATGCAGATGGTAATTTTCCGAAAGTAAAACAGGCATTATTTGCAGATGCTATCGGAACAACCTTTGGAGCTATATTAGGAACAAGTACTATTACTGCTTATGTTGAAAGTGCTTCAGGAGTAGCGGCAGGGGGTCGGACTGGATTAACCGCCTTGAGTACTGCTGGAATGTTTTTAATTGCACTATTCTTTGCCCCATTGTTTTTATTAGTTCCTTCAGCAGCAACTGCTCCGGCATTAATAATTGTGGGATTGTTTATGGTTTCTTCAATCGCAAGTATCAATTTCAATGATTTTACAGAAGCGATCCCTGCGTTCATGACAATGGTAATGATGCCATTTACTTATAGCATTGCTCAAGGAATCGTTTTTGGAATGTTGGCATTCGTATTTATTAAGCTATTCACCGGAAAAGCTAATCAAATAAGTATTACGGTGTATATTATTGCTCTTTTATTTCTTCTGAAATTAGTTTGGATGTGATAAAAACAACGAAGGGAAGATGATCATCTTCCCTTCG from Solitalea canadensis DSM 3403 encodes:
- a CDS encoding NCS2 family permease → MFEKLFQLSSHKTTVRTEILAGITTFMTMAYILAVNPAILGSTGMDKHALFTATVLSTVIATMVMAFMANLPIAAAPGMGLNAFFAFTVVQVMGYSWQMAITAVFIEGLIFLVLTFFNVRELIVNSIPKTLKDAIPVGIGLFITFIGLQHSGLVVANSATLVTLGNMADRHVWVVLIGLLVTAVLVALDVKAAILIGILAGTLLGIPLGVTELPKGNLVSMPPSLSPIFAQFDWKDIFSADMLVVILTFLFVNLFDTVGTLLGVAAKAGLIDADGNFPKVKQALFADAIGTTFGAILGTSTITAYVESASGVAAGGRTGLTALSTAGMFLIALFFAPLFLLVPSAATAPALIIVGLFMVSSIASINFNDFTEAIPAFMTMVMMPFTYSIAQGIVFGMLAFVFIKLFTGKANQISITVYIIALLFLLKLVWM